One Salvia splendens isolate huo1 chromosome 12, SspV2, whole genome shotgun sequence genomic window carries:
- the LOC121757834 gene encoding uncharacterized protein LOC121757834, with amino-acid sequence MPWGFECEGFITPYKGVRYHLKEWGPGTQAPQTPEELFNLKHTKARNVIERAFAVLKMRWGILRSPSFYPIDVQTGLIIACFLLHNFIRTNVEVDPCEDGLNTQPDERYGSDNDESVVPTINAVSPTALWTKKRDDLAAAMWGERMIG; translated from the exons ATGCCTTGGGGCTTTGAATG CGAGGGATTCATCACACCATATAAAGGCGTTCGCTATCATTTGAAAGAATGGGGTCCTGGAACACAAGCACCGCAAACTCCCGAAGAACTTTTCAATTTAAAGCACACTAAAGCAAGGAATGTGATTGAGCGTGCCTTTGCTGTTCTTAAGATGCGTTGGGGAATCCTTCGCAGCCCGAGTTTCTACCCTATCGACGTGCAAACCGGGTTGATAATTGCTTGCTTCCTGCTGCACAATTTTATTCGTACTAATGTCGAAGTGGATCCCTGTGAGGACGGCTTAAATACTCAACCAGATGAAAGGTATGGCAGTGACAACGACGAGTCGGTAGTTCCAACTATCAATGCTGTCTCGCCAACCGCTTTGTGGACGAAGAAGAGGGATGATTTGGCGGCTGCAATGTGGGGTGAAAGAATGATCGGGTGA
- the LOC121757013 gene encoding histone H3.3, producing the protein MARTKQTARKSTGGKAPRKQLATKAARKSAPTTGGVKKPHRYRPGTVALREIRKYQKSTELLIRKLPFQRLVREIAQDFKTDLRFQSHAVLALQEAAEAYLVGLFEDTNLCAIHAKRVTIMPKDIQLARRIRGERA; encoded by the exons ATGGCTCGTACTAAGCAAACCGCCCGTAAATCCACCGGAGGAAAGGCTCCGAGGAAGCAGCTCGCTACAAAG GCTGCGAGGAAATCAGCTCCGACAACCGGCGGAGTGAAGAAGCCCCACCGTTACCGCCCTGGAACCGTCGCTCTTCG TGAAATCCGCAAATACCAGAAGAGCACCGAGCTTCTGATCCGCAAGCTTCCGTTCCAGAGATTGGTTCGTGAAATTGCTCAGGATTTCAAGACCGATTTGAGGTTTCAGAGCCACGCCGTGCTGGCGCTGcaggaggcggcggaggcgtATCTGGTTGGGCTCTTTGAGGATACCAATTTGTGCGCGATTCACGCGAAGAGGGTTACTATTATGCCGAAGGATATTCAACTTGCTAGGAGGATTCGCGGCGAGCGTGCTTGA
- the LOC121757835 gene encoding B3 domain-containing protein REM8-like, with translation MSLHQRQLQMGGEGSNSIPNVDPDYQRLPAFMKVFHQEHCKDDMRIPPEFVGIHGDELPFDCRLVWSNGMRFIVRILKIANGFYLSTGWREFVRATGVVHGDHLTFTLVDVGIFNVKRFDSASHCPPQGDVDVVEDDDVEGSYSPDIDTSDDYVPSENESDTTVDEDYVDDSGALNIDGLPTFIISLNQANINGSLEIPYGFWLRNIPLGAVKAGAYLVIEQGRWRCTLKNKSSKIWVKHGWSRLKNEHNLVEGVRCHFKLVDALDVTFYVFFERP, from the exons ATGTCGCTGCAT CAAAGACAACTTCAAATGGGTGGTGAAGGTTCTAACTCCATCCCGAACGTCGACCCGGACTACCAAAGACTCCCTGCATTCATGAAGGTTTTCCACCAGGAACATTGCAAGGATGACATG CGAATTCCTCCCGAATTCGTCGGGATTCACGGGGATGAACTACCGTTCGACTGTAGGCTCGTTTGGTCGAATGGAATGCGGTTTATAGTGCGAATTCTGAAGATTGCCAACGGGTTCTACTTATCCACCGGATGGCGAGAGTTTGTTCGTGCTACGGGCGTCGTACACGGCGATCATCTCACCTTCACTTTGGTGGATGTTGGAATTTTCAATGTTAAGCGGTTTGATAGCGCATCGCATTGTCCACCGCAGGGAGACGTTGACG TTGTTGAAGACGACGACGTCGAAGGTAGCTACTCACCGGACATCGATACATCCGACGATTACGTACCATCTGAGAATGAATCTGACACAACTGTGGATGAGGACTATGTGGACGATAGCGGGGCACTAAACATCGACGGCCTCCCTACATTCATCATTTCGCTCAACCAGGCGAACATCAATGGCAGCCTTGAGATCCCTTATGGCTTCTGGCTACGCAATATCCCACTGGGGGCAGTTAAAGCGGGCGCGTATCTGGTGATCGAACAGGGGAGGTGGCGATGTACACTAAAAAACAAGTCGAGCAAGATATGGGTGAAGCATGGGTGGTCTCGATTAAAAAACGAGCACAACCTGGTTGAAGGGGTGCGTTGCCATTTCAAGCTTGTTGATGCACTTGACGTCACATTTTACGTGTTCTTTGAACGTCCTTAA
- the LOC121758000 gene encoding bZIP transcription factor 29-like: protein MAQTNLKQSPDQIFGTSSHSRSRSLSQPSFMANNCLPPLSPFPPSEPSLASPNSSFKNMSMEEMDVASRGPAMGLTSPRENPFRGSGLPPRRGHRRSNSDVPLGFSDMIQSSPQLVPISSQGGLGPMANTREKLGNGMLVGVNKVEMEEVNYAKSEDVGDRKPEGEVVDNFFQSLMEIDQSDTLNSSGAHGKDRNTLARGTKVVGGDSNIYESENLQKNAASASQIRHFRSLSMDSGIGSFQFGDSPLNLQNSLCNRADQLSPSNSLSENSTDINLDFGRGEFNEVELKKIRADDRLSETAVSDPKRVKRILANRQSAARSKERKLRYMSELEHKVQTLQTEATTLSAKITVVQKDHAELTNQNNELKFRIHAMEQQAHLRDALHETLTAEVQRLKFGNMGLRDEGRTSNGMAQ from the exons ATGGCTCAGACCAATCTGAAGCAATCTCCAGATCAAATATTTGGGACTTCTTCTCACTCGAGGTCGAGGTCTCTATCTCAGCCGTCATTCATGGCGAATAATTGCCTGCCCCCTTTAAGCCCCTTTCCTCCTAGTGAGCCTTCATTGGCTTCTCCGAACTCGAGTTTCAAGAACATGTCGATGGAGGAAATGGATGTCGCGTCGCGAGGTCCTGCAATGGGTCTCACTTCTCCGAGGGAGAATCCGTTTCGTGGGAGTGGTCTTCCTCCCCGTAGAGGCCATCGCCGTTCTAACAGTGATGTCCCGTTAGGGTTCTCTGATATGATTCAGTCTTCACCTCAGTTGGTCCCCATAAGCAGCCAGGGAGGTTTAGGCCCAATGGCGAATACAAGGGAGAAGTTGGGAAATGGTATGCTGGTTGGGGTGAACAAAGTCGAGATGGAAGAAGTTAATTATGCAAAAAGTGAGGACGTGGGTGACAGAAAGCCTGAGGGAGAGGTTGTGGATAACTTCTTTCAGTCGCTGATGGAGATAGATCAGTCGGATACTTTGAACTCTTCTGGCGCCCACGGCAAAGATAGGAACACCCTTGCCAGGGGCACAAAGGTTGTTGGTGGCGATAGCAACATTTATGAATCAGAAAACTTACAAAAGAATGCTGCTTCTGCATCCCAAATTCGGCATTTTAGGAGCCTTTCAATGGATAGCGGCATTGGAAGCTTTCAGTTTGGTGACTCGCCTCTAAATTTACAGAACTCTCTGTGTAATCGGGCAGATCAGCTCTCGCCTAGCAATTCATTGAGTGAAAACTCAACTGATATTAATTTGGACTTTGGACGCGGTGAATTTAATGAAGTTGAGCTGAAAAAGATAAGGGCAGATGACAGGCTCTCAGAAACTGCAGTATCGGATCCAAAGCGAGTGAAGAG GATATTGGCAAACCGGCAATCAGCTGCTCGTTCGAAGGAGAGGAAGCTCCGGTACATGTCTGAATTGGAACATAAGGTGCAGACACTGCAAACAGAGGCCACCACGCTATCAGCTAAAATTACTGTTGTCCAG AAAGACCATGCCGAGTTGACTAATCAGAACAATGAGTTGAAATTCCGCATTCATGCTATGGAGCAACAAGCACATTTGAGAGATG CTCTGCACGAGACGTTGACTGCAGAAGTTCAGCGCTTGAAGTTTGGAAACATGGGGCTTAGAGATGAGGGTAGAACTTCTAATGGCATGGCACAGTAG